A single window of Girardinichthys multiradiatus isolate DD_20200921_A chromosome 15, DD_fGirMul_XY1, whole genome shotgun sequence DNA harbors:
- the grcc10 gene encoding protein C10, protein MASAPAQQPTLTVEQTRVVLSEVIQAFSVPENAARMEEARESACNDMGKMLQLVLPVATQIQQDVIKAYGFNNEGEGVLKFARLVKMYETQDPEIAAMSAKLKSLLLPPLSTPPIGGTIPAS, encoded by the exons ATGGCCTCAGCCCCAGCACAACAACCCACCCTGACTGTTGAACAGACCAGAG TGGTGTTGAGTGAGGTGATCCAGGCCTTTTCAGTGCCAGAAAATGCTGCGCGAATGGAGGAGGCTCGTGAGAGCGCCTGCAACGACATGGGAAAGATGCTGCAACTTGTGCTACCTGTGGCCACTCAGATTCAACAGGATGTAATCAAAGCGTATGGATTCAACAATGAGGGAGAAG GTGTCCTTAAATTTGCCAGACTGGTGAAGATGTATGAAACCCAGGACCCTGAAATTGCAGCCATGTCTGCAAAACTGAAGTCTCTCCTCCTGCCACCGTTGTCAACACCACCTATAGGAGGCACCATTCCAGCTTCATAG